A region of the Candidatus Aminicenantes bacterium genome:
CCACAGCCAGCTCATGTTCCAGAGGACGTGGCCGGTCCAGCCGTTAAAGAACATCAGGCCGACGGCCAGGTTGAGCGTCCCGGCTCCCAGCGCCCCGATCAGGATCGCCCGGCGCCCGCCGAAGCGGTCGGCCAGCGGGCCGTTGATCATGACGCTCAAGCCGTAGGTCCAGAAGCCGAAGGTGGCGATCAAGCCCATCTGGGCCTTGTCCAGGTGGTACAGGGCCCCGATGTCGTTTTTGACGACGTTGAAGTTGTAGCGGCCCATGTACATGGTCGCGTAGGTCAGGCCCAGCGGGAACCAGTTCAGGAAGCGCCGGCGCCGGAAGGCGCGCGAATGGCCGAGCGGGTTGCGCGAAAGCAGGCTCATGATCTCACCTCCTGCCGGCGGGTCCACAGCATGGTCAGCACCTCCTCCAGGTGGGCGCCCAGCACCTCCGGTTGGTCGGTCTTTTCGGGCATGTTGTCGAACACCGCATACGGGATCCGGCCGCCGGGAAGATGGATGAATCCGGGATCCGTCCCCTTGAAGCGGTCCCAATCCACGTCCTTGTACAGGCGCTCCAATTTGGCGTCCGGCAGGCCGTGCTCCAGGATCGAATCGGGGCGGTCGGGGTTGAAGCGGCGGCGGTTCTTGCGCAGGGATTCCTCGTAGGGGACGTCGATGTAGAGGATGCCGGCCTGGTCGAGGATGGCCGGCGAGAGGTGGCGGAAGGCCGATTCGTATCCGCCGTGTTCGGTGCCCCGGCTGAACTCGATCAGGGTCGTCTTCGTCTCGGCCTGGTCCTTGTCCCGCCGCTTCTTCTGGTATTCGAGGGAGATGCGCTCGATGAGCAGGTCCCACTGATACGGATGGAGGAAATAGCCGTCGGAGTCGGAATGAACGCGCGGCTGGTGCAAGATCTTTTCCAGGATGGCGTCTTCTTCAAACCAGGTCCAGAGCATGGGGAAGTCGTCGATCTCGTCGAGGCTTCCGACGTGAAAGCGCGCCAGGCGCTCCGGGGCCGGGGTTTTCTTCAGGTAATCGATGACTTCCGACTTGCCCGAGGCCGGGCGCCCCAGAAGGATGAGGATCTCGAAATGCTCTCTCATCGGCGGCTCCTTTGAGACGATGTTATGGACGAAACGGGGGTCGGAGTCAAGCCTGGGCCGGTCCGGAGTCCTCTCGGTTTCCGAACCACATCCGCTCGGCGTTCTCCGAGGCGATCCGCCGGGCCGCCTCCGAGCCGAGCCGGCGGAACAGCCCGTTGTAGCGGGACAGGGTCTTGCCCAGGTGGTCGAAGTGCCCGCACAGGTCGGAGCCGATGAAGAAGCGGTCCGGGTGGCGGAGCAAAAAATCCAGCCAGTGCTTTTTGGGCTCCCCGTCCGTGCAGATCACGTCGTCGTAGACGACCCAGGAGATGTCGCCGAAGAGATTGGGGCGCTCCTCGATCAGCGCCTCCACCATGCGATGGTACTGCTTGTGCGAGACCCGGCGCGAAATGCCGCAGTGGGCCCAAACGAAGGTGGTTTTGGGGAACTTGGCCAGGATCTCCTCGACCTCGTGCAGGTGCTCGTAGTCGTCGTGGATGCTGACCGAGGTGCTGTTTTGGTGCAGGAGGACGGGCAGCTTCCGCTCGCCGCAGAGCGCGTAGATGTCGAACAAGGCCGGGTGGTTGGCCCGGGCCACTTCCTCGTTGGTCAGGTTGGTCAGGTCGTCGTGGCGGCAGAGAATCTCGCCCACGCCGCGCCAGAAGGGGTAGGCCTTGAGCATCCGCTCGACGTCGCGGACGGCGTAGCGGTCGGTCGGGTTGAAGCCGCAGATGAGCGGGGCGAAGCGGGCTTGCTCGGCCGTCGACAAGCCTTGTAGGGCCGAGGCTAGAATCTCGTCGGTGCGATGGTAATAGTAGCAGCGGGAATTGTCGTCCAAGTAATAGTGAGGCGGCCGGGACTCGTAGGACTCCCATTTCTTCTTCACCGGCAGGCCGAACAGGACGGCCTTGGCGATGTTGCCGGCGTCCATGGCCTGGAGCAGGCTCTTCAGGCCGTCGGATTCCTGGATGAAGTCGACGAAGTGGAGATGGGCGTCGATGATCGGGAGGAGCGGACGCTCCTCGGCGTGGCCGGTCGCCTTTTCGTGGAAGCGGGCATGGTAGCTCATGAGGGGCTCCGCTCCAGTGCGGTCAAGCGGCCGCGATTGGTCGAGATTTTCAGCATGGCTCTCTGGGCGAAAATATAGGCTCGAATGCAGCCGGTTGCAAGGGGTATATTCGGTCCTGATCCCAAGGCCGTCGGACTTAATCCCTCTGTTTTTCCCGCCACTCGGCGGCCAGGCCTTTGAAAACCGGGTCGGCGTGGGCGAAGAACTTTTTATAGCCGGCGCAGAAATGGCTTAGGCCTCGATCGCGCGGATCGCGGAGGCGGTCCTTGGGGCAGCCGCCCCGGCAGAGGCTCTTCCATGCGCAGGCCGCGCAGGGGGCGGGTAGGGCCGCCTTGGCCGCGCCGAAGCTCTTTTGGCGGGCCGAGTTCAGCATGTGGACGAGCTTGCCCTCGAGGACGCTGCCCAGCTTCCAGCGCTCTTCGACAAAGAAGTCGCAGGCATAGACTCCGCCGTCATGCTCCACGACTAGGTAGGTCCCGCATTCGGGGAGGAGGACGCAGTCGGGGGGCTCGCGGTCGACATATAGAAAGAAGAGCGAATCGAACGTGCGGATGAACGTGGTCGGCTCCTCATTCCGGAAGTCGCCCCGCCAGAGATCGAAGATCCGGATGAGGAAGTCGCCGTAGGCCTCTCCCGAGACCGAAAAATCGGCCGCCCGCCCCGGGTCCGCCGGATCGGTCTCGATGCAGGGAATGAACTGCATGTGGACAAGGCCGAGGCCCTTGTGGAAGTCGTAGATTTCTTCGGGGAAACGGGCCGAGTGGGCGTTGACGACGCTCAAGGCGTTGGTCTGGACGCCCGAGTCCAATAGCATCTTGGTCCGGTCGACGACTTCGGCCCAGGTCGGTTGGCCGCCCACACGCCGGCGGGCCTGATCATGGATGTGCTCCGGCCCGTCCAGCGAAAGCCCGACCAGGAACTGATAGTCGCGCAGGAAATCAGCCCAGCGGCGGTCAAGCAGGAGGCCGTTGGTTTGGAGCCCGTTGCCGACGGATTGGCCCCGGCCGTGTTTCATCTGCAGGCGGAGTGCCCGCTCGAAGAACGGCAGGCCCATCAGCGTGGGTTCTCCGCCCTGCCAACCGAAGGAAACCGACGGCACCGTCTGGGCGAGCATCTGGCGGATCGTCTCCTCCAACACCTCGTCACTCATGCGGTGGAGCGCCGCCGCGGGAAAAAGGGCGTCCTTCTCCCGGTAGAAGCAGTAGCCGCAGGCCATGTTGCAATCGGGGCCGGCCGGCTTGATGAGAAGGGAGGAAAGAGGCTTCCGTCTTTTCATGGTCCTTTCTTTACTTTACCCGACCGGCGGGGCGTGCGTCGAGTCTTGTGTTTTCAGCCCCGGGGGAATATTCTAAAACCACAATCGAAGCTACCATTCAGCCGCCAAGGGAGGCCAAGAAGATGAAAAGCCGCTCAATAATCTCATCCGGACGATTTGGAAAAGTCGGGACGGGCTTTGTCGCCTTGTTCGGCTTTCTGGGCGCCATGCTGATCGGCTCGAGCCTTCTTGCCGCTGTTCCCCAAGACCAGCGGCATATCGGGGAAGAGATCCTGTTGGAAGCTCTCTTGGGGCCGCGGCAATTGATGGTCCGCGTCGCGACCGGGGGATGCACCGGCAAGGACTCGTTTAAAGTCGAGATGGTTAAGATGCCCAGCGCGTCGCCGCAGTCGGCGCCGCACTATGTCCTGACGCTGAACAGGATCAAGTCCGATGATTGCAAGGCGTTCTTCCCGAACGGGACTCCCGTCCTCTTTGACTTGGAGAAGGAACTGGGGTTGACCGGCATCTTCACTTATTCGCTGGCCAACAAGATCTACTCACCGCCCGGAACCGGTGCCTCCGAGGAGTCCTTTTTCGGCATCATCAAGAAGTATTTCACGATCAAGAATTGATCTCTATAAGCGGAAGAAAATCGATCGCTCTTTACCGCGTCCACGGATCAATCGAGACAGATCTCGTATGGGATCACGATCTCCAGTAATCCAAGGCTTCTTATCGAGTGTTGCCAGCTCATCTGATATCTGATATATTACGAATCGGGGTGCCCTTTGACCCTGTAACTTATTCAATTCACTACGAATCGATGCCAATAATGCGAACCATGGACCGGCCTGAATCGCCCAAGGGCCTGGTCTTTGACGTTAAGCGCTTTGCCCTGCATGACGGCCCCGGCATCCGGACGACCGTCTTCCTCAAAGGATGCCCGCTCCATTGTCTGTGGTGCCACAATCCCGAAAGCATCGCCCGCGGCCGCGAAATTCTTGCCCGCTCGACCCGCTGCACCCGCTGCCACGCCTGCATCGCCGCCTGTCCCCGTCGGGCGATCGCCAAGGGGACGAACGGCGGTGCGGCGGCCGTCGATCGATCCAAGTGCGACCTCTGCGGCAAGTGCGTCGAAGCCTGCGCCTACGAGGCGCTGGCGATCGTCGGCCGCGAGTCGTCCGTCGACGCTCTCGTGGCCGAGGTCGAACGCGATCGGTTGTTCTATGAACAGTCCGGCGGGGGAGCCACCGTATCCGGCGGTGAGCCGCTTCTTCAACCGGAATTCGCGGCCGCCCTCCTCGCAGCCCTGCGGGTGCGCGGCTTCCATACCGCTCTCGACACCTCGGGGCAGGCGCCCTGGCCCGTCCTCGATCGCGTGGGCGCCGAAGCGGATCTCATCCTTTATGACCTCAAGCTTATGGACGACGCCCGTCACCGGGAGTTTACCGGCGCTTCCAACCGGTTGATCCTGGAAAATCTATGCAACCTGGCCGGGCTGGGCAAGCCCGTCCATGTCCGAATCCCCTTGGCCGCCGGGGCCAACGACGACGACGCCAACATCCGGGCCGCGATCGAATTTCTCCGGCCCCTCCCGGCCGTGCGCCGCATCGATCTTCTGGCCTACCACAAGGGCGGCCAGGAAAAATACCGCAGCTTGGGGCAGGAAAACTGCTTCCGCCTTTTCGCCCCGCCGTCCGACGAGCGGATGGGGGCCGTCCGGCGGGCCTTCGCCGACGCCGGTTTCACCGTCACCATCGGAGGCTGATCATGATGACCGCCCGCGTTAAAAAGCTCCGCGACCAGAGCCTGAGGGCCGTTCCGTCGATTTCCGGCGAGCGGGCCAAGCTGATCACGGAGTTCACCAAGAGCCCGGAGGCCGGCCGCGTCTCGCCGGCCGTCCAGCACGCCCTGGCCTTCAAACACATCCTGGCCCACAAGACGATCGTCTTCAACCCCGGCGAGCTCATCGTCGGTGAGCGGGGCCATGCCCCCAAGGCCACTCCGACCTATCCCGAAGTCACCTGCCACAGCGTCCAGGACCTCCGCATCCTCGACTCGCGGCCGATGACTTCGTTCAAATGCGACGCCCGGACCATCGCCCTTTACGAGAAGGAGATCATTCCCTTCTGGCGCGGCCGCTCCATCCGGGACCGGATGATGGAGGAGCTGCCGGCCGAGTGGAAGGCGGCCTACGGCGCCGGCGTGTTCACCGAGTTCATGGAGCAGCGGGCCCCCGGGCATACCGTCCTCGACGACAAGATCTACCGCAAGGGCATGCTCGACTTCATCGCCGACATCGAGGCCGCGATCGGCCGGCTGGATTTCCTGAACGATCCCGAGGCCCTGGACAAACGCGGGGAGCTCAAAGCCATGCGGATCGCGGCCGAGGCCGTCATCCTGTTCGCCCGCCGCCACGCCGACAAAGCCCGCGATCTGGCGGCCAAGGAGAAGAGCCCCGAGCGCAAGAAGGAATTCCTCAAGATCGCCGAGGTCTGCGACTGGGTCCCCGCCCACGCCCCGCGAAATTTCCATGAGGCCCTGCAGGCGTACTGGTTCGTCCACCTCGGCGTCATCACCGAATACAACACCTGGGATTCCTTCAACCCCGGCCGCCTCGACCAGCACCTCTGGCCCTTCTACAAGCAGGGGCTCGACGACGGCTCGTTGAGCCGCGAGTCGGCGGCCGAGCTGCTGCAGTGCTTCTGGGTCAAATTCAACAACCAGCCCGCCCCGCCCAAGGTCGGCGTCACGGCCGAGGAGAGCGGCACTTACACCGATTTCGCCCTGATCAACGTCGGCGGCTTAAAGGCCGACGGGTCGGATGCGGTCAACGATCTGTCCTACCTTCTCCTCGACGTCATCGAAGAAATGCGCATCCTCCAGCCCAGCTCCATGGTCCAAATCTCGGCCAAAGGCCCCGACAGCTTCCTCTGGCGGGCCCTCAAGATCGTCAAGACCGGCTTCGGCCAACCCTCGATCTT
Encoded here:
- a CDS encoding amidohydrolase family protein yields the protein MSYHARFHEKATGHAEERPLLPIIDAHLHFVDFIQESDGLKSLLQAMDAGNIAKAVLFGLPVKKKWESYESRPPHYYLDDNSRCYYYHRTDEILASALQGLSTAEQARFAPLICGFNPTDRYAVRDVERMLKAYPFWRGVGEILCRHDDLTNLTNEEVARANHPALFDIYALCGERKLPVLLHQNSTSVSIHDDYEHLHEVEEILAKFPKTTFVWAHCGISRRVSHKQYHRMVEALIEERPNLFGDISWVVYDDVICTDGEPKKHWLDFLLRHPDRFFIGSDLCGHFDHLGKTLSRYNGLFRRLGSEAARRIASENAERMWFGNREDSGPAQA
- a CDS encoding anaerobic sulfatase maturase, with the translated sequence MKRRKPLSSLLIKPAGPDCNMACGYCFYREKDALFPAAALHRMSDEVLEETIRQMLAQTVPSVSFGWQGGEPTLMGLPFFERALRLQMKHGRGQSVGNGLQTNGLLLDRRWADFLRDYQFLVGLSLDGPEHIHDQARRRVGGQPTWAEVVDRTKMLLDSGVQTNALSVVNAHSARFPEEIYDFHKGLGLVHMQFIPCIETDPADPGRAADFSVSGEAYGDFLIRIFDLWRGDFRNEEPTTFIRTFDSLFFLYVDREPPDCVLLPECGTYLVVEHDGGVYACDFFVEERWKLGSVLEGKLVHMLNSARQKSFGAAKAALPAPCAACAWKSLCRGGCPKDRLRDPRDRGLSHFCAGYKKFFAHADPVFKGLAAEWREKQRD
- a CDS encoding glycyl-radical enzyme activating protein; the encoded protein is MDRPESPKGLVFDVKRFALHDGPGIRTTVFLKGCPLHCLWCHNPESIARGREILARSTRCTRCHACIAACPRRAIAKGTNGGAAAVDRSKCDLCGKCVEACAYEALAIVGRESSVDALVAEVERDRLFYEQSGGGATVSGGEPLLQPEFAAALLAALRVRGFHTALDTSGQAPWPVLDRVGAEADLILYDLKLMDDARHREFTGASNRLILENLCNLAGLGKPVHVRIPLAAGANDDDANIRAAIEFLRPLPAVRRIDLLAYHKGGQEKYRSLGQENCFRLFAPPSDERMGAVRRAFADAGFTVTIGG
- a CDS encoding glycyl radical protein — its product is MTARVKKLRDQSLRAVPSISGERAKLITEFTKSPEAGRVSPAVQHALAFKHILAHKTIVFNPGELIVGERGHAPKATPTYPEVTCHSVQDLRILDSRPMTSFKCDARTIALYEKEIIPFWRGRSIRDRMMEELPAEWKAAYGAGVFTEFMEQRAPGHTVLDDKIYRKGMLDFIADIEAAIGRLDFLNDPEALDKRGELKAMRIAAEAVILFARRHADKARDLAAKEKSPERKKEFLKIAEVCDWVPAHAPRNFHEALQAYWFVHLGVITEYNTWDSFNPGRLDQHLWPFYKQGLDDGSLSRESAAELLQCFWVKFNNQPAPPKVGVTAEESGTYTDFALINVGGLKADGSDAVNDLSYLLLDVIEEMRILQPSSMVQISAKGPDSFLWRALKIVKTGFGQPSIFNTDAIVKELVRQGKSFPDARDGGASGCVEAGAFGKENYTLTGYFNIPKVFELTLNDGYDPRTKQQLGPKTGDPAKFKTYEELFAAFEIQLRHFIDVKIAGNAIIERLFAMVLPAPFLSILIDDCVANGRDYHAGGARYNSNYIQGVGLGSITDILAAVKTHVFERKTLSMKKLGEALAANFAGREDLRQTLLLKSPKFGNDDDAADNIAKAVFEAYFSAIDGRPTVRGGKYRVNLLPTTVHVYFGKVTGATPDGRKAGETLSEGISPVQGSDHKGPTAVLKSAAKIDHVRTGGTLLNMKFTPQLLADEEGLRNVGHLVRTYFKMDGHHIQFNVVTAETLREAQKHPEKFRDLIVRVAGYSDYFLDCSVDLQNEIIRRTEHMGF